A region from the Metopolophium dirhodum isolate CAU chromosome 9, ASM1992520v1, whole genome shotgun sequence genome encodes:
- the LOC132952841 gene encoding GTP-binding protein 10 homolog, which translates to MFCFHKNLLLQTIVRQYSSSKKDAKPIRNYLKQNSKFLDSLRIHVKAGTGGFGFPRYGGEGGKGGDVCFIATEGMTLKDFLKKYPLKKLCAEMGGNSHSRRILGQIGEDKKVNVPTGITVYDDKNVLIGELNEPDSELIVGKGGVGGNKTNGYCGLKGESKSIKLELKLIADIGLVGFPNAGKSTLLKAISNAKPKIASYPFTTIRPNIGVMTYDDLRQISMADLPGLIEGAHCNIGMGHRFLRHVERTKLLLLVVDINGFQLNPKHKFRSCLDTVVLLNKELELYKEELLDKPAMLIINKMDTEGANEKYLEIKNQLEHLDDAIMSYSDEIKPSKAIKFDKILKISAKDQPDDVQRVKSTVRELLDINEELNNNIEYKSLQNIKDQLRERGPVLI; encoded by the exons atgttttgttttcacaaaaatttgttattacaaACAATTGTTCGTCAATATAGTTCGTCGAAAAAAGATGCGAAG CCCAtacgaaattatttaaaacaaaactctAAATTTTTGGATTCGTTGAGAATACATGTGAAAGCTGGAACTGGTGGTTTTGGTTTTCCCCGGTATGGTGGCGAGGGTGGTAAAGGAGGTGATGTCTGCTTTATAGCTACAGAAG gtATGACACTGAAGGATTTCCTGAAAAAATATccactaaaaaaattatgtgcaGAAATGGGTGGTAATAGTCATTCTAGACGTATTCTTGGTCAAATTGGCGAAGACAAAAAAGTAAATGTACCTACTGGCATCActgtttatgatgataaaaatgtgttaattg GCGAATTAAACGAACCAGATTCTGAATTAATAGTTGGTAAAGGTGGAGTTGGAGGCAACAAAACAAATGGATATTGTGGTTTAAAAGGGGAAAGCAAATCTATTAAACTTGAACTTAAATTAATTGCTGATATTGGTCTTGTTGGTTTTCCAAATGCTGGAAAATCTACATTGCTGAAAGCTATTTCTAATGCTAAACCTAAAATTGCTTCTTATCCAt ttaCAACCATAAGACCCAATATTGGTGTTATGACTTACGACGACTTGCGACAAATATCAATGGCAGACTTACCAGGACTTATAGAAGGAGCTCATTGTAATATTGGAATGGGACATAGATTTCTAAGACATGTAGAGAGGACAAAATTACTTCTCCTTGTTGTTGATATCAACGGTTTTCAATTAAATCCCAAGCATAAGTTTCGGTCATGTTTGGATACAGTAGTTTTACtaaataaa GAACTTGAGTTATATAAAGAAGAACTACTAGATAAACCGGctatgttaataattaacaaaatggACACGGAAGGTGCTAATGAGAAATATTTAGAGATCAAAAATCAATTAGAACATTTAGATG ATGCAATTATGTCATATTCTGATGAAATAAAACCATCTAAAGCTATTAagtttgataaaattttaaagatATCAGCTAAAGATCAACCAGATGATGTTCAACGAGTAAAATCAACGGTTCGTGAACTCTTAGATATCAATGaagaattaaacaataatatagaatacaaatctttacaaaatatcaaagaCCAACTAAGGGAACGTGGTCCTGTGCTGATCTAA